TGCGACCCTttcttctgcaggtgcggaaatagtataagcagcagctccagctgcaattccaacttcaacaaatccgttaaccacccggaatcaccccgaggccctcgggacctcaaccaaaaataccaacaagtcatatatcaacataccaacttagtcgaaccttcgaatcactcaaaacaacatcaaatcataaaATTAccgtcggattcaagcctaagaacttctaaatttccaaattcggcaaccgatgccaaaaccaaccaaaccacatccgaatgacctcaaattttgcacacacgtcacaaatgacactaataacctactccaaattccggaattccattccgaccccgatatcaaattttccactgccgacaggaatcgtcaaatttccaatttcgccaattcaagcctaattctaccacagacctccaaatcacattctggatgcactcctaagtccaaaatcacctaacggagctaacagaaccatcagaattcaaatccgagatcgtttacacataggtcaacatccggttgactttttcaacttaagtttctacttaagagactaagtgtctcaattcactctgagttccttccggacctgaaccaactaacccgatataacataatatagctgaataacacaaaaagaagtagaaatggggaaaatggggctataactctcgaaacgaccggccaggtcgttacaatgGACCAGCTAAAAATCGTGCTGCATCTTTGCATACAATTTCTACCAAAATGGGTGATAAGCCAGTTGAAAGGGATAAGATTAACCcccaaacaaatattgttcaggatagtgataatatttctgataaggatattccttctgcatCCGAAATGGATTTCAACCCCAATGATACTTAATGATCCCAcaccaaatagattttagtccagggtcacaagctagaaaatatattcaaaaagatttttttttaataaatggaactggtttaaaacttggttttttgatacttatagtaaagaggatttaaataatatttctcaagagttttatgaaacttgtgctctacataatcaaattatgtattttgttccttggtttataaccacttatttaccgctttatataaaggttttagaaagatcttataaagatgggaAGGGCAATATTACTAAAGCAATATACCCTCCTCAAGCACCTTTTGTTTTACCAAAATAATATAGGTATTACAtttactgcatttcaaaaatttattgatgaagataTTGCTGCAGTCAGCGTCGCAGAAATTAATAATTTGATTTCGCAAAATAACTATTTaagtttatatgttaaagttttgggtgaaCACATcagttctcttgataaaaaattTGATGAATTAACTATTTTGATAAAAGATATAAGTACTAGCAAGAAGAcaactgatattgcctctacgtctggaagcaaatcagaacctcaaattgttcttactcatgttcaaagaccccctgagattcaggattttaaattcaaatttttaaatgatttagaagaacttcttgataaaaagttatctggtttaaatattaaacctattgatttatcaaaagattttgctgataaattagatACCACTTTTGATTATAAAAATGAAGTTTGGTCAGAGTATAATATACTCAGAAGTTATCCTAAAAAGAATGGTAAGTATGCTGATAAACCCAGaatgcaaacttattattataatcgtcctactcctcaagatgttttaataAAGGAACATGATtagaatcagactaatacgtcttatagtggttccgaaatttatgaatggaatcttgatggtttgactgataGACAATTGACTATTCTTgtgcatagaatgcttatgtatgcaactatctgtaaaagtatgaaaaatacagatagaactatttgcaaaataaTTGTTGCAGGTTTCACTGGCCAGCTTcatggctggtgggataattatttaacTGCTGATGAAAGGAAAATGGTTATTAATGCAATAGCCACTGATGAAggagttgataacttaggcatggctcTAGTGAAAAATAGAGAAGATACTGTTTACACCCTTGTTCTTACCATATTAGAatatttcaatggtagatttaccaatcaGAACTAGACTGTCCGTACTCTGCTAAATGGCCTTTGATGTAGGACCTTAAGCaagtttagatggtataaagatacttttatgagtagagtaATGGAATTACCCGAAAATAAGTatgaacattggaaagctaagtttatagatggccttccctccttatttgctgaaagagttagAAAAACTCTAAGGGGTAGCTATGGTGAAATTCCGTACAAAGATTATACCTATGGAAAATTGATAGGAATATGCacacaagaaggattaaacttgtgCAATGAGTTAAAATTATCCAGACAGCTTAAGATGGATAAGCTTAAGGAGATAAACTAATTAGGAGACTTTTgcacccagttcggtttacccgagacttctactcataagaagaagaaacacaaGTATCATAGATACCCTAACCCAGACAGTCCTTATAAGAAAAAGAGATCAAGATATAGGTCCAAAGAAGAGCGTGATGCTAAGAAAGCCCATCGCAAGTCTACTAGATTTACGAAAAATAGGTCTAAGCGAGATCTTGctaatattaagtgttataaatgtggaaaatttggccatatagctccaaattgtaagcttcaaaagctgaaaaccttagaactAGATGAAGAGTTACGTGATAAGGATTATGGTTTGTTATACACCTCTTGATCAGAATCTGATTATTATTATTCTGAGTCAGAATCTGAAATTGAAGTAGATTTACTTGATTTAtatgatagtgataaaaatattgataatacttgtacagCTTGCAGAGGTAATACATGTACctgtgatgatgatgaattttataaattgcaatctCAGTTCcaagatttgaacatgaaaactattatatctgataatgtaatagaaattttaaaagaagttactgatgataaacttcatgaaaaaattataaatttggcTGCAAGTACtagttcaagttcttcaaaaccttttgaaaactCAAAAAAGGAATTTGAATATTCTGCTCCTTATTCTTTATTAGAGGTTAATAACCGTCTTTTAAATAAAAGTACAACTCCAACAAGAAattcttctttcgatgatttaaaagttgaagttgaaaacttgaaaagagagatcaaatctcttaaataaaatcaaatgatttgtgatcataggattactcagattgagaaaatcaattctccagctgagaaatctgatgataaaaacaaaggtatttctgaaaatgatattgaagaaaaacctattaaGATTGATTCTCAACATGATATGTTTTTGGGAATGATGCAAATTGTTACTGCTCATagatggtatattaaatgtactattctaaTTGATAATAGTTTTTCTATCACAAATAttgctatgattgatagtggagctgatgttagctgcattcaagaaggtttagtacctactaaatattttcaaaaaactactcatatggtaAAGTCTGCTTCAGGACATGCTTTAGACATAGAGTATAAATTACCTAATACTGGTATTTTTCAGAATAAAGTCTgcattcctcacttctttttcttggttaaaaatcagttagaccctccaattatacttgaaacaacttttattaatgctatttatccttttactagcatagactcaAAAGGTTTTACagctacttataaggataaaAAGATTAGTTATATTTTTGTTACAGATCTAGTAACTAGAGATataaatgctttaattgatatgaagcaaagACATATTGATTCGTTACAATTAGAATTATTTAGTATGCATATATTTGATACTTTGAATTCTACAAAAGTGCAggaaaagattaaattgatttcCGAAAAtattgctattgatatttgtgctgagcaTCCCAGTGCTTTTTTGAATAGAAAAAAACATATTGTCTCTCTTCCATATGAAGCTAATTTCTCTGAAGATGATATTCCTACAaaatctcgaccttgtcagatgaatGCCGAATTGGTAGAATTctgcaaaaaagagattgataaCTTGTTACAAAaaggtttgataaaaccctcaaaatctccttggtcttgcacaactttttatgttaataatgctgcTGAAAAAGAACGTGGTATTC
This DNA window, taken from Nicotiana tabacum cultivar K326 chromosome 4, ASM71507v2, whole genome shotgun sequence, encodes the following:
- the LOC142179799 gene encoding uncharacterized protein LOC142179799; this encodes MGDKPVERDKINPQTNIVQDNFADKLDTTFDYKNEVWSEYNILRSYPKKNGFTGQLHGWWDNYLTADERKMVINAIATDEGVDNLGMALVKNREDTVYTLVLTILEYFNESDYYYSESESEIEVDLLDLYDSDKNIDNTCTACREKPIKIDSQHDMFLGMMQIVTAHRCIDSKGFTATYKDKKISYIFVTDLEKIKLISENIAIDICAEHPSAFLNRKKHIVSLPYEANFSEDDIPTKSRPCQMNAELVEFCKKEIDNLLQKGWNPHGAELEVEEGEDHPHIPKEGHRL